One stretch of Palaemon carinicauda isolate YSFRI2023 unplaced genomic scaffold, ASM3689809v2 scaffold569, whole genome shotgun sequence DNA includes these proteins:
- the LOC137637176 gene encoding uncharacterized protein: MRRSNVHISSPPHLPNHGKYTVTFPGHIFYGHCNAALETQDHTPWVAPNDAEGSDVNVSPLDVNSDDDDPTYVPDEGLTQEDAFDPPNARARRVNVVVPQEMPVEEEVEVEGKVNPKRPRVVEWKKDDIHIQPLPDFIHPQPDFLREPYEDF, from the exons atgcgtcgcagtaacgtccacatATCCTCCCCCCCTCACCTCcctaatcatggtaagtacacagtgact tttcctggccatatcttttatgggcattgcaacgctgcattggagactcaggatcatacaccatgggttgcccctaatGACGCAGAAGGAAGTGATGTcaacgtgagccctttggatgtcaacagtgatgacgacgaccctacgtacgttcctgacgaaggccttactcaggaggatgcctttgaccctcccaatgctagag ctcgcagggtcaatgttgttgtccctcaggagatgcctgtggaagaggaagttgaagttgaaggtaaggttaaccctaagaggcctcgtgttgttgaatggaagaaggacgacattcacatccagcccctaccggacttcattcatccacagccagacttcttgagggaaccttacgaGGACTTCTGA